From Heliangelus exortis chromosome 11, bHelExo1.hap1, whole genome shotgun sequence:
AGGGGCCCTTGCTGCCTTGCGGGGGCCGCGGGGTTGGGCGTCCCTGGGGGCCGGGGCCGGTAGCGGGGTGGCGGCGGGGGTGTGCGTGTGGTGCTGTGGGGGGAGGAGGCCCTTGCCCGGGGTGGCGGCGGGTGCCCGGTGAGGGGCCGGCTCCGGAGCGGGGGGCTCCTGGTTGTGGAGCGCCGCACCGAGCGctgggggctgggagctgcttttgTACGTGTGGTTTATTTCATTCGAGGGGATCTAGTGCGGTGCTTCAGACGGCTGCATTTACTGTTATCATTagctgtgggatttttttgaggGCTGGTTATACTTGATTTAtattttggggggttgtttgtgtgttggtttttttacttgtttctcgcttttttttttttttttttttaaatattattttttccataaggACGCCTTCAGGTTTTGAAGAGCTGGACTGCCCTTGCTGAACTGTTGCTCCTCCAAGGTTGTTGTTCGCATTGTGGGAGGGCAGCCTGGCGGGAAGGTGTGAAGGTTGCGTTTCAGGAGGGCTCTGGGTCTCTtggctttgacttttttttcccgCGTAGGTTAGTGTTTTTTCTTCGGTGTCTCTGATGCCAGAACAAGGCCCCAGAATGAACGGTTTCTCTCTGGGCGAGCTCTGCTGGCTGTTCTGCTGCCCGCCTTGCCCCAGCCGCATCGCTGCCAAGTTGGCCTTCCTGCCCCCGGAGCCCACCTACACCGTGCTGCAGCCcgagcagcagcaacagcagcagcagcagcaggaggccGGGGCGGCAGCCGGGGCTGGGACCCCGACGGGATCAGGCACCTGCAGCCTGCACTTGAGCGAGCGGGCCGACTGGCAGTATTCCCAGCGGGAACTGGATGCCGTGGAAGTGTTCTTCTCCCGCACGGCTCGGGATAACAGGCTGGGCTGCATGTTCGTACGTTGTGCCCCCACTGGCCGGTACACGCTGCTCTTCTCGCATGGTAATGCTGTGGACCTGGGCCAGATGTGCAGCTTCTACATTGGCCTTGGCTCCCGCATCAACTGCAACGTCTTCTCCTATGACTACTCTGGCTACGGGGTGAGCACCGGCAAGCCCTCTGAGAAAAACCTGTACGCAGACATTGATGCAGCCTGGCAGGCCCTCAGGACAAGGTAAATGGATATTGGGAACGAGGTGTTTCTCTATCTGCGTTTCATCCTAATAAGTCTGGTGTCTGCACACTTGCCCTGCTGAGAGGTGGAAGGGAAGGGTTTGTAGATGGTTTGAGTTACTTTGAAGGCCTCACCACATGTTCCATCAAGATCTACCATGGGAGTTGTTGGATAGCTTCATTTGTTTAAAGGATGCACGACCATTCATCCTTGGTCTTTTTCTAGATCTAATGGTTCAGTCAGATGTACCATTATGAATCTTCATCTCAAGCAGGTCAGGCTGCACTGATTGCAGTTTGAGCTTGCAgcatggaaaaaaccccaaccttttGTTTGAGACTTGCTTACTGCTGTCTACACTTACAAGTGATGCAGTTGAGTCAAAACTTTCATGGAATTGGGTGCTAGCCTAGCTTAGTGCTTACCAAGAAGCTGCTGGTATTCTGCAGTGCATCTGGGGTTTCATGCAAGCTCATGCCACATAGATGTGTTTCTCTTTTGGCAAATGAGGTAGAGTAGCTGGGTGGAGGGGAAAAGTGTTGACAGGTGGAAAAGTAGAGCTGGGGATTCTGCCAGGAGGTGATGCAGAAGCAGGAGACATCCAAAGGGATGGAGCAGTAATGAGATAATTGACAAGGCAGCATGGCCAGTAGGAACACTGAGCCCATGGCTTCTAGGAAATCCTGAGCAGAACTGCTGCCTCTGGTTCCTTTATACAACTGATTGCCATTGTAGGGACTCTGTTACTTCATCAGTCCCCAGAAATGATGAGCTTTTGCTATTGCTTAAGTGGTTCTTAAAGTAGGGCCTCAAAGAACATGTCTTGAAAGAGAGGACTTAAAAAAGCTTGAATTGTTGCAGtcaagcaggagaaaagaatgaTAAACAGTTTCTGTTCTTGCCTCTGGGGTTGGGTATATGAACTTGGCTTATGTGAAATGAGTGTTTAATGTCTATCTTGGGGATACATGCCAGCTTCAAAAATAGCGACAGGACTTGTTACTAATTTAGTTAATTGGCTTTTCAAGGATCCTCGGATTGGTTTGTCGTGGAGTCCAAACGGCTTTTGACACTGATCTGCCCAGGTCAAGTTAAGAGCTTGAGGGAGAGAGGTGTTAAGGGGAAGCTGCCATTTTGTAGCATGTGTTCTGACTGTTTGGAGTGTAAGCCAGATTCTGGGTTCATTTTCCAGGATACActctctcaatttttttttttaatttaatataaaaaataattctaatatGCTGTATGCAGAATAAATTACTAAGTACCATTATTATGCTTTTAGATGATGAAAATAAGGTTTAATGGAGGAAAAGTGTTATGTCCAAGCTAGGCCTAATTGATGCTTGTCCTTcagttgctgtgttttctctgtttcactTAATATTTAGTTGATCTTTTTTCATGACAGCTTTCTCAAGCTCTGGAAAACTGCTTTTACATCTTCCTGGCAGTACTTCTGTCTTGACACACAGTTACCATATATTTAAGATCTATGTAGATCCAGAAAGAAGGGTTTTCTTCACTTAAGTATGTCAAGAAGCCTGGCCCAGTAGGCTTGTGTGTATCTAGGCCAACATGTGCCTAGATAGCTCTGAGAGGATTTGGCTTCTTCTGTTGAAGTGTGACTGGAGAAGTTTATAGTTCTACATTAGAATCTGTTCTGTGGTTTATACAAGATGTAGGTTCTGCTTTCCTACTTAAATTGAGGGCCTGAAATTTTTCCAGCTCTTACTTTATTGTGTTTGTAAATCCTGCTTCTTAGTGGTACCTTGACAATGCTCTTAGAGTAGTTGTGTTATCATTGGTTATATTTTTGGGAACCAAAGGAAATATTGCAGTATGTTAGGTgcttagtaaaaaaataaattactgtaaaatggaagctttaaaaaaaaaaaaaagtggattgATTCTGTCTATTAACAAATGACTGTCATCATAGCAGGTATGAGCTATAACAACAGTCTGTCTGCTGATGAATTCTCTTATCAGTATCAGTGTCAACTATTCTCTGTTCCTTTAGTCTTTGTAAATACACAGTAACTTATTTTCCCTGATTCCCATTAAATTAGTATCTCCCCTCATGAGTAAATTATACTTGTAAGTGACATTTCTACCAATTCTTAAGTTTGAATGGTAACTATCTATCAGCCCAGGTAAATATGTGTTTATTACCTTGAAATGAATTTTTATGAACCTTCCTTCAGAGATCTAAATGTAGTGTGGGTTGATCTAGTTCCAATACCAAGTATTAcccaataatttttttattttatatatatttccaCTTGATTTACAGATTTCTGTCTATTCACTCAATATTTCTCAAAAAGAATCCTCTCTTTCATTGCTTCAGATTACATTTTTATCTTAGGCAGGTTGGTTTGTTCCTGTTATGTTTGTTCCAAAATCAGAACCAAATTGAAGAGAAGCTGTATTGGACTCTGTCTTCTCTCATGGTCCACCTGGTTTTAAGTTGCTGCTCTTTATTGAGATATGATTAACTCTTATCCTAATACCTAATTGAGTTAGTGCAACATCTACATAAAATGTCTTGATTGTTGTCCTCTTCCCCCTTTCCTGAATTCCACATGGAAAGGTTGAACTTTCTAACACTTTTGCATTAAGACAATGTACAGTACTCAAAAACAGAATGCACACTTGGGGTTTGGGTAAGCACAAAACCATGTCTGCTTTGTTGATTATGTgctatttatattaaaataaaattgtatgtTCTCTTaacatttggaaaatatttggaaatgttttaGAATCCCAATCAAATGAAAGAAGATACTGCTTCCCCACTCTCAATTCCTCTCTAGTAGAATGTCAAAGAGGAGAACCTAATAGTCAAGTCTTTTGGCTATtgaaaggagatggaaaaaatgtaGTTGATAAACAGCTTAGAGGAGCTGTTGTTGTtgcatttaacaaaaaaaagcttgatgtttttttccatggtgCACAATATAAACCATATCTCCTGTTTCTGTTCAAGCATTTGATAAGTGGTTGATGTTATTATGTTTAAATCCTTCAATCTCAAAACATGTACATTAGAGTTGGTCTTTAAGTCTCCAGGAGAGCACTAGTTCACTTCCCCTTTTCACTAAGCTTCTTAGTCAATATGGCATGATGAAAGGAATTGTGAAATAGTACAGTGATATGCACAGGCTTTTGagattttttacatttttttcctcaaatttaacattaaaaaaaacccaaacccaaaatgtttattattatgGGCGAGTTGTTATTACTTGTGGTGCTGATTATGGGTCTCCTCTTACTGCTGTTTCCTTTGCACGAGTTGGTGGAAAAGTTTAAGAGTATTCATTTGAGTAAAATTAGGAAACACACTTAATTGGATTAACCTAGAGTGATAACTAATCTGAGATTGTGTCAGTTTAGTTCATCTCCGTTCTGATTTGCTGACGTGGTTACAGCTTTCTAGGTTATTAatagctttgggtttttttactttgataTATCAAAATAGTTATTAtctgctttaattttctttgcaacaGAATCTTCCTTTGTTAGCACTGTGCATCATCCAAGCTGAGTTCTTTAGCTTGAATATGCAGGGGGTTTTGATTAAAAGTTACCAACCAAAATCCTGGCACAGCCAGAGGTAGAATCACTGTAAAAAGACCTGGAGTAATAGGGTTCCCCTTGCTTGCTGAGCATCACCTGGTAGATTTTTCTTTGACTTTGATAGGGTATTTTCcactttgtttttaataatgttGGTAAGGTGTttgcaaaggattttttttaagagatgatCAGAAAAACTGCTTACAACTTTGCTTGAAAATGAAGCATATACAGACCAGTCTCCTGTTGTTGTCTGTGCAGTGAGAAGAGATGAATTCAGGTGATGAGTGTCCCAGGGAATAATACCAGCAACTGTTCAAAACGGGTGCTCTGATGTTTAAAGTTAGTCGAAGTGTTTACTGAGCTTTAGTGTCCTATTACGTAGTTTAGTCACTGAAGTAAAAGGAgttttgttaaatatttccttatttctgtCAGGACTACAAGATCAAAGCttgtttagagaaaaaaatgaggctgTTCACTGTCAAGAGTGCTTTTGCAACGAGTGTTatttgggaagaaaagctgCCAAAGAGCCTTTGGCTAACAACACTTGTTATCCTGAGTGTAGATAGATCCTGAAATTCAGCTGCCTGAACTGGAGATGTTAGTTTACCCTCCTGTACAAAGGTTGTAGGGCCTGGTTCTCAACATCAGCAGAGCATTGAAGTCGAACATTTTTAGAGGACCATGTTGTTAAATCTTCATGGTGAAGTAACTAAAGGTTTCTGTCTGCTTGTAGCACTGCCAATTTGTGTGATGTGAGGGAGGAAAGTAACTGGAAAAAGTATGTCACATTTTAAGACTCAGCTGATGGTTGGTTGAGGGTGGCCGTCTGACCTGGTCATGTTGCTGGTAGCATTTAGATTTGTTAAATATATTCTTGACAGTGGGATACGGGTGGGACTGCATGAACCTCAGTGGTATTGCTCCGAAGCCAGTGTTGATCTCCAATGCACCAAaccttcaaaaccaaaaaaaaaaaaaaaaaaaaaaaaacaaaccaaaaaacaacccctaCAAAATTTAATCTCTGTTACTTTGCTGTTTTGGCTTGTTTCTAAGAACTAGACTAAGTTTACACTATCTCATGACTTGTAAGCATAAGTAAAAAGAatgacaacaaaaaaccccacaatacCTGTGCTGCATAGGACTGGAGAAATACCTGTGGCTGTGGGTGGAGAGTATTTCAATCTACAAAAGTGGGTTACCTGCCAACAACTGGTTTTGTAGGGAAAACTAACACATCTTGAGCACAAGGGTATTAATATTTCTGCACTGAATGAAGAAAACAggttctttttgctttttgccttttttttttgtcctgtcaTGCTTCCTGTTGTGGAGATCAACTGGTACAGAAGGTAGTGCTGAGTTATTGGTTTCTTGGAGCCTAACTTCTGGAGCATATGTCCAGATTTCTGGtttcattttaatgttatttGACTGGTAGGAGAGGGCAGTGTGATTATAGTGACTTTTAAACTCTGCCCCAAGAACAGTTTTAAGCAaaatatagagaaaataaaaatatttcctcagcTGCATTTTCTATTGGCTCTGTACAATAACAGTCTCAAAATTATGTAGTGCCAATAAGTCAAATGAATAAATGACATAgcccttttgcctttttttcccccccgaAAGCTGATAATTAAATTTAGCAAATAACTAACGCTCATTTTTGCCCTTCCTTACAAATACAAATCAATTGCAGGGCTGCATTGGAAGCAGTTGAAATGAATCATAAATTAAGCTGTGAATGTGTTGTGCCAAACATGCTTGTGCACCTGCACGCTTGGTTTTGTCAATTAGGCACTAGAAAGGGCAGAAATCTTGATCTGTTGATTAGGAGATAGTTTCAGTTGCCACTGCATTTCAGAAACAGTGAAGACACTTCTGTGTGCAAGACGAGGgtttccttgtgttttcttGAATCCAGGAAAGGCACATCTTTACCATTTTTGAATGCTGGTGGGTATAGGGTGTCTTCATGATAATTTGAGTGTATATTGACTGTTTATAATGATATGAAGTAGAAAtaatacaggatttttttttttttttttttgtcgaaatctaaaaacttttttgtttgtaaagGCTGAAATGCAGTCAAGAGACAAACCTCTTGTGTCTGTAGGAGTTGGTGGATAGGTGAGATTGCTAGAGACTAGGATTTGTGAATTGAATAAGCAGGTTCAGTGACCCATTTGGTGCTGCTACATCTTGATACTCCTGATTTCCAGTTTTTAGATGAACGATTTCAACTGGTCTTGTGCACTCAGCCTGATGCCTGACAAGGAAGCTAAATTTCATTCTTGCTCTCAGACTGAGTGTTGTGTGAGTTTTCTAATGTGTCAGATTTTGTGAGCAATGAAAAGTGATTGTAAACCCAGGCAGCTATATGAAAACAGTGCTTTTAATAGGTGAAGTATGCAGTACTGGATCAATAGTGCACAGCTAAAGGCCTGAGGAACATCTTTTACATTCTGTTTTGCAAAGGCTTGTTCGAGAAAAATGGGTTATTGTGGCATGTTTGTACATGAAGCTATGCAACCACAGAAAGGTTCTAACATGggtcagttttaaaataacagtgtTATGGTTATAGATAATGTCAGTGTAGCTTGAGTCTGTATTTTTTAACCACTATGCTAGTTTTACAGAAGAAATCTTCTCCTGTTGGCATTAGACAATGTGGTTGGATTTGCTGGCCATGAGATCAAATAATACAAAGGTGCAAAATTGTTCTGAACAGTAGCATCTGTCTCAGTGCCCTTCCCACCTTTGGTTTTGTGTCTCCTGATGAGCATATGCATGTCTTTGGGAAAATCCCTACAATCATTAAATATGTCTCTTATCATCTCAACTTTCAAAAAGGGGAGTTCCATGTGGGTTCACAAATGAAGAATGATGTTAATGTGGAACATGAGATTTGAAGTTGGTACATTCACCTTGAAgtcttgagagaaaaaaattaaattagaggAAACCTCAAAGTGTTGCCTTGTGGTTATTTTGTATTGCAAATTTGCTAGAAAACTTAACTTTCTCCTGACAGTAAT
This genomic window contains:
- the ABHD17C gene encoding alpha/beta hydrolase domain-containing protein 17C, giving the protein MPEQGPRMNGFSLGELCWLFCCPPCPSRIAAKLAFLPPEPTYTVLQPEQQQQQQQQQEAGAAAGAGTPTGSGTCSLHLSERADWQYSQRELDAVEVFFSRTARDNRLGCMFVRCAPTGRYTLLFSHGNAVDLGQMCSFYIGLGSRINCNVFSYDYSGYGVSTGKPSEKNLYADIDAAWQALRTRYGVSPENIILYGQSIGTVPTVDLASRYECAAVILHSPLMSGLRVAFPDTRKTYCFDAFPSIDKISKVTSPVLVIHGTEDEVIDFSHGLAMYERCPRAVEPLWVEGAGHNDIELYAQYLERLKQFISHELPNS